Proteins from a single region of Salvelinus namaycush isolate Seneca unplaced genomic scaffold, SaNama_1.0 Scaffold701, whole genome shotgun sequence:
- the LOC120042518 gene encoding SLIT-ROBO Rho GTPase-activating protein 2-like translates to MPNGGRGSPKTEAELQEEKVSTRGIAASPTGAHVADVYLANLNKMRKKPELGSIRRTFRVSEGGQGGDVPPTGATGGSVRTASLPVGGALVKEGGDKRPVSAHSVLNSSITRHSSLKTKVESPQFRKATTAGRSKSFSNHRPLDPEVITQLEPTSQDIEVAMSSALRELRELERQSIVQHTHTPDVVLDTLEQLKGVCGGGGGGASEPSSPLHSRLLRDSDGAGSPHSHPLQRSASSASDVPSSFRPSYSRSPLPSSLASSALAFSTPSFREPRPPATRPKPVVFPKGGGSSSPAMGSPTSTVPPPPPPPPQPNDKSCPA, encoded by the exons AT GCCGAACGGGGGCAGAGGCAGTCCGAAGACTGAGGCGGAGTTGCAGGAGGAGAAAGTGTCCACTAGGGGCATCGCTGCCTCTCCCACTGGAGCTCATGTAGCTGACGTCTACCTGGCCAACCTCAAcaa GATGAGGAAGAAGCCGGAGTTGGGGAGTATCCGTAGAACCTTCCGGGTGTCTGAGGGAGGACAAGGGGGTGACGTACCCCCAACGGGGGCGACTGGCGGGAGTGTGAGGACGGCCAGTCTGCCTGTGGGAGGGGCTCTGGTGAAAGAGGGCGGAGACAAACGACCGGTCAGCGCCCACAGTGTCCTCAACTCCTCCATCACACGCCACTCCTCTCTCAAGACCAAG GTGGAAAGCCCTCAGTTCCGCAAAGCGACCACAGCGGGGCGCTCTAAGAGCTTCAGCAACCACAGACCGCTGGACCCTGAGGTCATCACTCAGCTGGAGCCCACCTCACAG GATATCGAGGTGGCTATGAGCTCTGctctgagagagctgagagagctggAGAGGCAGAGCATtgtccagcacacacacacccccgacGTGGTGCTGGACACTCTGGAGCAGCTGaagggtgtgtgtggtgggggaggagggggcgCATCAGAGCCCTCCAGTCCCCTCCACTCCCGTCTGCTGAGGGACAGTGACGGCGCAGGATCTCCACACTCACACCCTCTCCAACGCAGCGCTTCGTCCGCTAGCGACGTCCCCTCCTCCTTCCGCCCTTCCTATTCCAGGAgccccctgccctcctctctcgcCTCCTCAGCCCTCGCTTTCTCCACTCCCTCCTTCCGAGAGCCTCGTCCTCCAGCCACGCGGCCCAAGCCGGTGGTCTTCCCCAAGGGAGGAGGAAGCAGCAGTCCGGCTATGGGGTCCCCAACCTCCactgtcccccctcctcccccacccccaccccagccAAACGACAAGTCCTGCCCCGCCTGA